The Aquila chrysaetos chrysaetos unplaced genomic scaffold, bAquChr1.4, whole genome shotgun sequence genome includes a region encoding these proteins:
- the LOC115338433 gene encoding feather keratin Cos2-3-like yields the protein MTNEWPITEAQKLRIVERLPLDLGQCRTSIKAIPALHSLIRFAPLLLLRKQVHLRTRDMSCYSQCLPCQPCGPTPLANSCNEPCVRQCQNSTVVIEPSPVVVTLPGPILSSFPQNTVVGSSTSAAVGSILSSQGVPINSGCCDLSCITSRYCGRTCLPC from the exons ATGACCAACGAGTGGCCGATCACCGAGGCCCAGAAACTCAGAATcgttgag AGGCTTCCTCTGGACCTGGGGCAGTGCAGGACCAGTATAAAAGCCATCCCAGCTCTTCACTCTCTCATCCGCTTTGctccccttcttctccttcGGAAGCAA GTGCACCTCCGGACCCGCGACATGTCCTGCTACAGCCAgtgcctgccctgccagccctgcggcCCGACCCCGCTGGCCAACAGCTGCAACGAGCCCTGCGTCAGGCAGTGCCAGAACTCCACCGTCGTCATCGAGCCCTCCCCCGTGGTGGTGACCCTGCCCggccccatcctcagctccttcccgcaGAACACCGTTGTGGGCTCCTCCACCTCCGCTGCTGTTGGCAGCATCCTCAGCTCTCAGGGAGTGCCCATCAACTCCGGGTGCTGTGACCTCTCCTGCATTACCAGCCGCTACTGCGGCAGAACATGCCTCCCCTGCTAA
- the LOC115338437 gene encoding feather keratin Cos2-3-like — protein MSCYSQCLPCQPCGPTPLANSCNEPCVRQCQNSTVVIQPSPVVVTLPGPILSSFPQNTVVGSSTSAAVGSILSSQGVPINSGCCHLSCITSRYCGRTCLPC, from the coding sequence ATGTCCTGCTACAGCCAgtgcctgccctgccagccctgcggcCCGACCCCGCTGGCCAACAGCTGCAACGAGCCCTGCGTCAGGCAGTGCCAGAACTCCACCGTCGTCATCCAGCCCTCCCCCGTGGTGGTGACCCTGCCCggccccatcctcagctccttcccgcaGAACACCGTTGTGGGCTCCTCCACCTCCGCTGCTGTTGGCAGCATCCTCAGCTCTCAGGGAGTGCCCATCAACTCCGGGTGCTGTCACCTCTCCTGCATTACCAGCCGCTACTGCGGCAGAACATGCCTCCCCTGCTAA